A genome region from Rhinopithecus roxellana isolate Shanxi Qingling chromosome 10, ASM756505v1, whole genome shotgun sequence includes the following:
- the MORN3 gene encoding MORN repeat-containing protein 3, translated as MPDSNKCPKKSESLWKGWDRKAQKNGLRRQVYAVNGDYYVGEWKDNVKHGKGTQVWKKNGAIYEGDWKFGKRDGYGTLSLPDQQTGKCRRVYSGWWKGDKKSGYGIQFFGPKEYYEGEWCGSQRSGWGRMYYSNGDIYEGQWENDKPNGEGMLRLKNGNRYEGCWERGMKNGAGRFFHLDHGQLFEGFWVDNMAKCGTMMDFGRDEAPEPTQFPIPEVKILDPDGVLAEALAMFKKTEEGD; from the exons atgccagactcgAATAAGTGCCCGAAAAAGTCGGAGTCCCTGTGGAAGGGGTGGGACCGGAAGGCCCAGAAGAACGGCCTGCGGCGCCAGGTGTATGCTGTGAATGGCGACTACTACGTGGGCGAGTGGAAGGACAACGTGAAACACG GGAAAGGAACACAGGTCTGGAAGAAGAACGGAGCCATCTATGAAGGGGACTGGAAGTTTGGGAAGCGCGACGGCTATGGCACCCTCAGCCTTCCTGATCAACAGACAGGAAAATGCAGGAGAGTCTACTCAGGCTGGTGGAAAGGTGATAAGAAATCG GGTTATGGGATCCAGTTTTTCGGACCCAAGGAGTATTATGAGGGTGAGTGGTGTGGCAGCCAGCGCAGCGGGTGGGGCCGCATGTACTACAGCAACGGGGACATCTACGAGGGACAGTGGGAGAACGACAAGCCCAACGGGGAGGGCATGCTGCGCCTGA AGAACGGGAACCGCTACGAGGGCTGCTGGGAGAGAGGCATGAAGAACGGGGCAGGGCGTTTCTTCCATCTGGACCACGGCCAGCTGTTTGAAGGCTTCTGGGTGGACAATATGGCCAAGTGCGGGACGATGATGGACTTTGGTCGTGACGAGGCCCCTGAGCCCACTCAGTTCCCCATTCCTGAG GTCAAAATCCTAGACCCTGATGGTGTGCTGGCGGAAGCCTTGGCCATGTTCaagaagacagaggaaggagaTTGA